The Papaver somniferum cultivar HN1 chromosome 6, ASM357369v1, whole genome shotgun sequence genome segment TGAAGAAATTGAATCTGCACCTCCTCTTAAAATTGGGCAAGAAAGAGTTATCAATAAAAAAACTCAGCTCAAGAAGAAGCTTCTCAAATTAGGTCTTGGCTGGGAAAGTCCTGAATTCGGCGATGAAGTTACTCGTAAGTGGTTTTCTTGATTAATtctctgaaattgatttttttttttttttttgcttgaaatTTGTTTATAATTGTTAAGGTTTTGTGTGTTGTTATTGGATACAGTTCATTATGTGGGTACTTTACTCGATGTAACTAAGTTTGATTCGAGTAGAGATGAAGGAGGAGAGCCTTTGTCCTTTAAGCTTGGTCATGGTGAGTATTTTCATGGATGTTGGTTCTAGTTGAGTTTTTTTCTTTAATCTGTGATTGATTTTCCGTTTGATTGATTTTTGTAGATAAATATTTGGATGGGTTAAATGATGGGATAATTACGATGAAGAAGGGTGAAGTTTCGTTGTTTACATTGCCATTTGATTCCTGTAATGGTAATACCATAAATGGGAAGGAAATTCCTCCAAACTGTGACATTCAGTATGAGGTAGAGCTGGTGTCTTGGATTACGGTGGTGGATATTTGTAAAGATGGTGGGATAATTAAGAGAATTTTGGAGAAATCTGAAAGAAATGAGCAGCCGGGTGATCTTGATGATGTTCTGGGTACAGTAAGCTGTTCTTGGACTATTACTAAATTGGTTATATGATTATACATAAGGGAAGTTAAGTAGTCTCACTAATGCTGGTGTATTTAATGTAGTGAAGTACCGTGTTATGTTGGATGATGGTTCAGTTGTTGCGGAAACACCAGAAGAAGGAGTGGAGTTTCAGATAAATGATGGTAATGTAGCCTGTTTGTGTATCTATATAGACATTGTCACGTTGGGACCTCAAGAATGAGAATATAGTTTGTTACTGTGTTTGTGTTAAAAAATTCCTCAGTTTTTGATGGATTTGTGTTGTTCTTTCATACAGGTCATTTCTGTCCGGCATTTCCGAAAGCAATAAAGACAATGAAAAGGGGAGAGCGTGTAAACTTATTAGTTCAAGCTCAGTGTACGTTTCTTCTCGTTGTATCGGCCACATACTACTTTGTTGTCTTGAACATCTCGGTCTGAAGCATTAATTATGAAATTTCGAATTAATACTTGTTTGTTTGCGCACTTAAATTGCTTGTTGTTTTCGTCATAATAAAATATTCACATTATAACACCTAGTTAACAAGTATCTCATTTTTTATTCTTCCATGTTTATATTCAGTTGTATAATTTTCTTTAGAGATGCTTGATACTGAAATTAGTTCATGTGTTGGTGTCATGAAAAGGTTATAGTTATGGCAATAATCCTCATACAACGCCAAGCTTAAATTTGGGTACATAAATACTTTGCTATCTATGGGGTGCCAAAATTGTACTACATTAAAAGTATATGTCTGTTTCATTGCCAGCGTCAATGTTGAAACTATAAATAGAAAGCACGTTTAATCAAGTTACGTCAATAATCACCATACAGCACCAAGCTAAAGTTTGGGTACATAAATATTTCACAATCTATGGGATACCAAAACTGTACTATATTAAAAGTATATGTCTGTTCTTTCAGATGCCTTCGGAGAGAAAGGTCGTGATGCTAACCATGGATTCCCTGCCATTCCATCAAATTCCACTTTGACTGTTGATCTCAAGTTGATATCTATTAAACATGTGATTGATCTTACCGGTGATTCCAAGGTAGTAAAAAAGATACTGAAGGAAGGAGAAGGCAGCCATACTGCAGATGAAGGAACTCCTGTTACGGGTAAGTATTCTGATATGTAGTCACACATTCAAGTATTCTGATCTGTAGTCATACTAGTTTTCCTGCAACTTATTCGAAATTGGTGTGGTCGGTGCAAGTAATTATACCATTAGATAATAGTATGTTGTTTTTAACCATGTCTGAACTGTTTCGTGGCTTTCTGTTTTTTTGGAGAAATATTTGTAATATCCTAGCATTTAACTGCAGAAGCAACAACTATAGTCACCAGTACAATCGATGTAGTAGATGATAAATTTTGTTTTATTGAAATTTCGTTGTTCAGATTAATTGGTTATGGAATTATCTTTCCAACTGAGAGGAAATAGTTTAGATGGTTAGAGTAACAACAACTTATCGCGGCTTTGTTTCGTTCTGGTAATGCCTACTAAGTAGGCCACTTATCCCTAGTGATGTACAATGAAGTTCTTCTTATAAATAAGCTGGCTATTATAGATATATAAATATCCTATTGGTTCAATTTTATAGTCTGTCTTGTGAATCTTATCTTACTATGCAATTTCACGCTTTCATGGAATTGTTTAAATCCATAGGCCTCAATTTTAACACTTTGAAATCTTTTCTGCAGTTAGGTATACTGCCAAACTGGAAGATAATACTGTTTTCGAGAAAAAAGGTTTAGATGGAGACTTGCCGTTGGAATTTGTCACTGACGAAGGTAGCGCTTATGAAAAATATGATGAGTTTTTATTTGTAAATTCCTTTTCTATGTCTCCATTTTGGGTTTGGATTTCTAAAGCTCATATACAAGCAGTGATTCTATATCCAAATACTTCAACTTATTTTTGACCTGAAAATCGTTTTTTTATCAATTGCCAGACCAAGTGATTGCTGGGTTAGACCTAGCAGCAGCGACAATGAAAAAGGGCGAACTGTCGATTGTGACAGTTAAACCCGACTATGGGTTTGGGAGCACTGAAGTTAAAAAGGATCTTGCCATTGTTCATCCATGTTCAACTGTCATATATGAAGTAGAAATGGTTGATTTTACCAAGGTAGTGCCTTATTTGGAAACTAACTTAACTTTCGAATTTGCTATATAAATACTATCCTACTAATATAGTATGTGCTGTCTTGGTGAACGTAGGCAAAAGCACCTCGGGAGATGAATAATCGCGAGAAAATAGAGACagctgagaagaagaaagaagaaggcaaCACATTATTTAAGAGCGGCAAGTATCAAAAAGCTTCAAGAAGATATGACAAGGTAGTGCAGTCTGGTCATAGGTTGCCTGTGAGTTCACTTTTTACGTTGGCCGCAGTTATAACTGTCAAATTTGTGGGTGATCATGTTACTGTCAGGCTGTGGACTACATTACGGTAGATGGAACCTTTTGGGATGATGAGCAACAGCATGTGGATTCTTTAAGAGTGTTGTGCTGGCTAAATCATGCTGCATGCTGCCTCAAACTCAATAACTATCCAGAAGCAATTGAGTTATGTTCAAAGGTAACTGTAAAATTTAGGGTTCAACTTTATGTATTTTAATCTTGTAAGTGAAGACTGTCTAGGATCATTTTGTATAGGTTATTCATGTATAGTCACCCCATGAGtaggatctttttttttttggccagtTGGTAGAAATTGGGGTGTTGGCAGATTTTCTATTCAGGTCGTGGGGGGCATCTGCCCCTCGTATATCTTAGAACCCAAAACATGGTCCATTCTGATGAATGTTCCTTTTCTGGAAAAGATAGCTAACAATACATAAGGAAATTGAATTGCATATATTTGTTAAATACTGGGTTTGTGGAAGTTTATAAATGAGTTTAACACGTTCTGTACTCAGGTGGAATCAGCATCTACATTGAATTCGAGGTTACATGAATATGACTATCATATCAAAATTTGCTTTTCTAttgataagtttgctaatctATACCGTTTAATCATTATCTTAATTCGATTTTCTTCAGGTGCTAGATGTTGAATACCACAATGTGAAGGCTTTGTATAGACGAGCACAAGCTTATATGAAAACTGCAGACTTTGACCTGTCCGAGTTAGACATAAACAAAGCACTTGAAGTTGATCCCGACAACAGGTGAGTGGAAACAAGTAACTGCGTAGATATCGGTTGAGCACATTTTAACTTCACATTTTGTAACTTGTAGAGAGGTCAAAATATTACATAAGACATTGAAGCAACTTCGATCCGAGAGTAACAAAGGAGATGCAAAGCTCTATACAAACATGCTTACACGGATGAGAGAGGACTCGACTGTAGTATCCAAGGTGATCAATTTCATatctttctcattttttttttattttgacgaTGTTGGCATCTCAAGTTTTGAAGCAGTCCTGCATTTTACTTTTGATGTGTTTGACATGTTTCGTTTTTGTATGGAACATACATGGTCACAGTAGGGGTCGACTGTGAAATCTTAAAGACTACCAAATTAATCATGTTTATTTCTTAACACAGTAGCCTCCGTTCTTTggaatttttcatgaaattacgCACACAAGTGTTTGGTGGATGACTTGTTGACATTTCGTGTTGATCTTCAAATATTTTCCCTGATCAGAGACAGAAGGTTGAAAAAGCAGAGGTTGAAGAAATGAGTGAGGTTGCACAGAAGGAAATAGAACAGGCTGCAGGGAGTTTAGGAGGTGCAGACGTTGAACAAACCATGGACGTCTCAGCTCCCCCACAATGCATATCTTAATACCATTTTAGATTGTGGTTCATCCTGTACTTAAATTTTTGTATGGCAATCAGTACTGATCACTAAAATCAGATCCACATGAATGGGTCATATCTGTCGGTTTACTTGTACACAAAAGAGTTTACAGTTGCCAATATTTATATGACCAAATCAAAATACGAGGTATAGCTTGATAGAACACATTTGGACAGTAATATTTATTTTGACTACAGGTCTTGCAGGTGCCAGAAATTTTCAGAGGTCAAAATGTCCATCTGCAACTGTGACTTCAAAATGTATCCATAATTTGAATTGCGTTTTAAAACCATCGACCCAGAATATGTATGCATCGTAGCATCTGCCATGGTGCGAATTTGCACATGGTGACTTGAATTCTGCATCATCAACCGAAGTAGGCTGGGTGACCCAAAATTTTCATGGAAACTCAAAAGTTGCCATGTATTATCAAGTGCCACAAAACCCCTTAACTTGTCATGTGATCAAAATTAAGCAACCCCAAAAGCCGTTTAGCTGAACAGCACTGGCACTCCCACAATGTGTTAGAAGCCATATGAAGGGGCCACATCATATGAGATATATGCATCTCATACCTCCATTCAAGAGGAGAAAGGACAGGGTTTTGAGACAGACTGCTCGGTAAAACCTCTTTAGAAATATAACAAAGCTGAGAAAGTGCAAGAGTGAGGCATAACACAGACATGGataaagaagagaaaaggagaaaagttCCATGAAATGGTTATATCCGCTGTGGGATGAAAAGCCAAATCCTTCAGACCATGATGATCAAGTAAGCCTGGATCACTTCAATTTCTAGCTCAAATAACAAAGTAAATAGTTGAAGGTATAAACCAATCTATACCTCAAAATCAGTTATCCTGTATTAGAATTTAGCACTAATGTAGTTGCCCCATTTGCATGAAAATATCTGGTGTCCTTAATAACTTTAACAAGACTAACATCTCACAGTCAGAAACTATAGAACATTTTCATTTCCATATGATCCAGCAAACACTAATTGCAACTTTTGCCCAGTTTGGAACAAAGGGAGACTCATCAAGGTTATTAGCAGTCCCATTTACAGAATAACTAGCAGTCCCACTTAACACTGCGAGAAAACTCAGAAAAGCTAAGACTTCTCCAATGAATGGAACTAGCAGTCCCATTTACAAAATCAACCAGAGCTTTGCAATCATTGACAAAGAAAAACTTTGGTAAGCTGGAGGTTTTGAACCCAAACAGTTGCTCCAGTCATAGACTTAACTTCAGCTGCAATAGGATCTGAACTAAAGCCACTCCAGAAATAGACTTTACTGTATAAGAAATccaaaattccaaaaagaaatgaTTCGAAAAAGATACAGTCACATTGTTTAGCCTCTGATCTTGTAAGGTTCATCACTACACCAGAGCTTGGTTTGTCATAACAAAATATAAGATATCTGGTGTCCTTAATAACTTTAACAAGAACTAACTTCTCATTGTCAGAAACTATAGAAAATCTTCATTTCCATATGATCCAGCAAACACCAATTGCAATTTTTGTCCAGTTTGGAACAAAGGGAGATTCATCGAGATTATTAGTATCCCATTGATCGAAAATATCTTCAAAAGAATTTAACCTGATCGAAAATATCTTCAAAAGAATTTAACCTCCTATCTGGCTTAAGATGTAAAACACTGTCCCACTTTGAGGGATGATTGTGTCTTTTTTAACAAGAGTTATATGGTTTGGATTCTCAAagaatacttgtgacttctgaaaCATCCACCAAAAATAGTTCAAAAAATACAAAGAACTTATATGTACCTAAATTGTTAAGCTATTGGAAGTGGTCTTACCTTACTCTTAAAAGCTTGATGTCTCATTCAGCTAAGCTCATAGCAGCATcttcaaaggttaaaggaaattcATTTTGATACTAGAAGAAGCTGTTGGCATTGCTCTTAGGTTCCTCTTAAATCTCCTTATTTGTCTTCCTCCATCAAGTGAGTCACTAGTAGACCGAAAGAACAGATTCACTTTCTCCAAAACCATCGAGTTTTTCAACATAAACCTCACAAATTTGAGTTCATTATCACATCCTTCCACCCCTCCAATCTCGATAACCTTGAGGTGAGAATACATGCACGTCAATGAGAATCCCGCATCCCAATCATCTTCAACGTCTGCTAAGTTCGCCTATACCCAGACAATAACAAGCAAATGATAAATTACTTGGTAACAAAAAACGATTGTTTAACATCAATACAAAATGAGTGACGACAAATAAGAAAGATGAATAACTTGATGGCAATCTCAAATACACTCTGGTGGATTTGTGCAGCAATTCTAACAGCACATATGACATATTAGAACTTAGAAATTTAGAAATGTTGAAAAGACATAATTTCACCAAATCAAATATGGGGAGTTCAGTGCACTATTACCTCCTCTGATACAAGGATAAGAGTAGTTATAATAGGAGAGATCTTGAGTAAGTATGCAATTGAGCGGATGCAGCCTCTTGTAAACCTCATTCCCAGCTTCATAGTTCCTAGGTTACAAAATTGAGGAGGTTGGCGGTCTAATATGCCAGGAGCTTGTAAGAGAACCTTGAGAAAGAGTAGGTAGAAAATCTTTACACATAAAATTGGGGCAAGATACAACAAGGCTAAGCAGAGTAAATCAAATCTATTCGAGGAAGATAAATGTTGGTTTGGAATTTCATACTTGCAACTAGGCAGAAAGTAAATTCATGTGAAAAGAACAGCCCCATACCTCAAGGAACCCAGATGATAGTGTCAGGTGTCGCACATTACGAACCACTCCTACAAATTTCATCATACGTCTAGCGAACACTTCTTTTTCCTCAGCGGGGAGCTAAAAATATGTTAGTGCAGTTTCATCCGCTTCTTTTGTTAATCTCATATCAAATCGAGCATAGCCTAGAGAAGAAAGGTTTTCTAGGGGAAAATCTTCAGTCATGAAGCCTGTGCACATGAAGCCCATGAGATTTGGAGCAGATATCTTTGTAGTGCAAGTAAAAGTATGATCTGCCAAACCAAGATGTGTATAACGATTCTCGAATAGTCTAACCCTTTGAAAGGCTGTGAGAATCAATAATGATATTCCTTTGATTGCTTGTTTGTACATCACATTTTTGCATAAATAATGTTTCCATAAGTGGACAGCTTGAGAAAAGCCTTTGTAAGTCTAAATTAGAGATAGAAATTCCTGCAAGCCACAGTGTTTTCAATTGAGGTAAACTCATTGACTTCTGTAGAATAATATTTGTACCTCCAAAACGGTCCCCAAGCAATATAATAATCAAACTCTTCAATGATATAGAATTAAGGATTTGATGAGGAATCTCATATGCCGAGTCATGTAAGTAAGAACCAGTTATATCCAGGTCTATAATGTTATGATTCACAGCCGCAAGGATCCATCTATTAAGAGCTTCTACAGAAAAGGCATCCAGTATGACACACCCCAGTTTAATACTCTATATATCAGAGTCATCATGGAACTCGAATACCTTGTCGACAAAAGTTAGAAACTTACGCAAAGTTTCACCTAGATCATATATTATGTCTTTTTTAAATGAAGTCCAATCTACTGATATGTAAGGGAGAGAGAcccaaatatttttccatcttttgGACAAAACACTAGTTTGTACTGCATATTTCGTATCAATAAAAGAGAGGATTTCATGAATCAAGTTATCTGGTAATTTGCTGATTATATCTACTTCTTCAGCTTTGATTGTTATAAGGATTACTTCGGAATAACCTAAACCCTAATAAACCCCAAATTATGTTGTTCAAAACCCTGATAAACCCCGAATTTGtgttgttcaaaaccctaatagaAATTGTAAAGAAATACCTGTGTCTGTTCAAGTCTGGAACCCATCTAATGGCGGATGATTGATTCTGAGCAGAAACGAAAATCCATGATTCCAATTTTTGTAATGTAGTGTAGACGAAGAGCGAAAGGAGCTGTAGTTAGAGAGAAGTTGAAGTCGAAATGTGGATTGCAAAATGAAACGCATCTTGGTAAAATTACGCCTCCTATATAGACCTGTATTTCCCCATGGCTCCATGCCTTTGTACTTATTTGCCCATGGCTCCATGCCTTTGTACTTTAATTCTAAGGTATCTTGTTAcgggggcggcatggtttattagaggggcggcagcgTGATAATagtgtccctctagttggttacGAGGTGTCTAAATGGTTTTGTAAATTGTCTAGATTATTCTTCCCatattttaacctaaatcaaacctaaattgaaaatttattttctttcttcttctcttctcctcccatcAACCATAACCTCCatgaaaactcaaaatttcatcgtcttcgattaatcagcgattcgaaaattaatcaagtataatgacttatatgaggtatgttatgaaaaacccagttagggtttagtttttgttcgatttaagtttaatttctatcagaaattagggttttaggtgaaaattcaaattcaaatttctgggtttatgtgagttacggttgattttaactctattacgaaccgtaactggagaatttgatgttgttacggttggtaatagttcaattaccaaccgtatattcttatatctgagatttttcttcagttacggttggtaacaattTTTATTTACCAactgtaactcagttacggttggtattgagcatttggttaccaaccgtaactgagttacggttcgtatcgagcatttggttaccaaccgtaaccggTTTTACAATTgaattttccccaaatttaaccagttacggttgatagttcatcttttacgaaccgtaactatgaattacggttggttacgagcaaaatgccaaccgtaattagctctgaaaatgtaagaaattgaatttttttacgtatttgagcaacaaaaagctagttgggactaatttagaagtatacttggtcattttcaggcattgggttttcagtttgttggttaatttcttcaattgattgagattgaccttcactttgggttaaaacttctctaccatctccattttttttaaactctaaaatctgattttgttttgattttgagttaatataagtgaaattaatcattaacattaaacttgattatcatcactaaactaggttatcaattatgagggttaatttgtcatttccagttttttgtttttggtaaggGACAcgttgaatgatcatgtaatgactctTTTTGCcctattagaatgccgcccctctaataaaccatgccgcccctataacgggTTACATTCTAAGAGCACAttcttatgggatgtttgatttgcCCATTTTTATCCtgacgagattggggtatacccagattaattgaggTATACCCAAATTTAAATGGACATAGTACTCTTGTTAAGGGGTGGTCAAAATTGGTGATTTTACTTATATACTTTTGAACTAATTAActtaaaaataaaccctaaaattaaaaactaaaaaactattaatctTCCCTAATCTCTCTTCTCTAATCTCTTTGCTCTtccccttcatcttcttccatttcttccaTCAACCGAAAATCCTCAACTTTGGAAAATGGTTGATTCTATCGGCAAAAAGAAGACTCTAAGTGATGTCTAAACTCAAACTCATCATtgtgttgtgtgatttgattgttatatgattgttatattaggttagaaatcgaaaatTATGATTTCTGTATCTTTATTCGGCAAAGTCGTAACATGCATATCTTGTCGGCTTTTCATAATAGCCATGGCGACTGTAATTTTTTTCAACATCCGGCAGGGTACTTTTCAACAGCCGGCGGGGTATTTTTCTCA includes the following:
- the LOC113288515 gene encoding 70 kDa peptidyl-prolyl isomerase-like isoform X4, whose product is MSSIFGRVISSASALACRNNPNELDDELFEEEPGEEIESAPPLKIGQERVINKKTQLKKKLLKLGLGWESPEFGDEVTLHYVGTLLDVTKFDSSRDEGGEPLSFKLGHDKYLDGLNDGIITMKKGEVSLFTLPFDSCNGNTINGKEIPPNCDIQYEVELVSWITVVDICKDGGIIKRILEKSERNEQPGDLDDVLVKYRVMLDDGSVVAETPEEGVEFQINDGHFCPAFPKAIKTMKRGERVNLLVQAQYAFGEKGRDANHGFPAIPSNSTLTVDLKLISIKHVIDLTGDSKVVKKILKEGEGSHTADEGTPVTVRYTAKLEDNTVFEKKGLDGDLPLEFVTDEDQVIAGLDLAAATMKKGELSIVTVKPDYGFGSTEVKKDLAIVHPCSTVIYEVEMVDFTKAKAPREMNNREKIETAEKKKEEGNTLFKSGKYQKASRRYDKAVDYITVDGTFWDDEQQHVDSLRVLCWLNHAACCLKLNNYPEAIELCSKVLDVEYHNVKALYRRAQAYMKTADFDLSELDINKALEVDPDNREVKILHKTLKQLRSESNKGDAKLYTNMLTRMREDSTVVSK
- the LOC113288515 gene encoding 70 kDa peptidyl-prolyl isomerase-like isoform X2 translates to MSSIFGRVISSASALACRNNPNELDDELFEEEPGEEIESAPPLKIGQERVINKKTQLKKKLLKLGLGWESPEFGDEVTLHYVGTLLDVTKFDSSRDEGGEPLSFKLGHDKYLDGLNDGIITMKKGEVSLFTLPFDSCNGNTINGKEIPPNCDIQYEVELVSWITVVDICKDGGIIKRILEKSERNEQPGDLDDVLVKYRVMLDDGSVVAETPEEGVEFQINDGHFCPAFPKAIKTMKRGERVNLLVQAQYAFGEKGRDANHGFPAIPSNSTLTVDLKLISIKHVIDLTGDSKVVKKILKEGEGSHTADEGTPVTVRYTAKLEDNTVFEKKGLDGDLPLEFVTDEDQVIAGLDLAAATMKKGELSIVTVKPDYGFGSTEVKKDLAIVHPCSTVIYEVEMVDFTKAKAPREMNNREKIETAEKKKEEGNTLFKSGKYQKASRRYDKAVDYITVDGTFWDDEQQHVDSLRVLCWLNHAACCLKLNNYPEAIELCSKVLDVEYHNVKALYRRAQAYMKTADFDLSELDINKALEVDPDNREVKILHKTLKQLRSESNKGDAKLYTNMLTRMREDSTVVSKKVEKAEVEEMSEVAQKEIEQAAGSLGGADVEQTMDVSAPPQCIS
- the LOC113288515 gene encoding 70 kDa peptidyl-prolyl isomerase-like isoform X3; translated protein: MSSIFGRVISSASALACRNNPNELDDELFEEEPGEEIESAPPLKIGQERVINKKTQLKKKLLKLGLGWESPEFGDEVTLHYVGTLLDVTKFDSSRDEGGEPLSFKLGHDKYLDGLNDGIITMKKGEVSLFTLPFDSCNGNTINGKEIPPNCDIQYEVELVSWITVVDICKDGGIIKRILEKSERNEQPGDLDDVLVKYRVMLDDGSVVAETPEEGVEFQINDGHFCPAFPKAIKTMKRGERVNLLVQAQYAFGEKGRDANHGFPAIPSNSTLTVDLKLISIKHVIDLTGDSKVVKKILKEGEGSHTADEGTPVTVRYTAKLEDNTVFEKKGLDGDLPLEFVTDEDQVIAGLDLAAATMKKGELSIVTVKPDYGFGSTEVKKDLAIVHPCSTVIYEVEMVDFTKAKAPREMNNREKIETAEKKKEEGNTLFKSGKYQKASRRYDKAVDYITVDGTFWDDEQQHVDSLRVLCWLNHAACCLKLNNYPEAIELCSKVLDVEYHNVKALYRRAQAYMKTADFDLSELDINKALEVDPDNREVKILHKTLKQLRSESNKGDAKLYTNMLTRMREDSTVVSKPPFFGIFHEITHTSVWWMTC
- the LOC113288515 gene encoding 70 kDa peptidyl-prolyl isomerase-like isoform X1; the protein is MSSIFGRVISSASALACRNNPNELDDELFEEEPGEEIESAPPLKIGQERVINKKTQLKKKLLKLGLGWESPEFGDEVTLHYVGTLLDVTKFDSSRDEGGEPLSFKLGHDKYLDGLNDGIITMKKGEVSLFTLPFDSCNGNTINGKEIPPNCDIQYEVELVSWITVVDICKDGGIIKRILEKSERNEQPGDLDDVLVKYRVMLDDGSVVAETPEEGVEFQINDGHFCPAFPKAIKTMKRGERVNLLVQAQYAFGEKGRDANHGFPAIPSNSTLTVDLKLISIKHVIDLTGDSKVVKKILKEGEGSHTADEGTPVTVRYTAKLEDNTVFEKKGLDGDLPLEFVTDEDQVIAGLDLAAATMKKGELSIVTVKPDYGFGSTEVKKDLAIVHPCSTVIYEVEMVDFTKAKAPREMNNREKIETAEKKKEEGNTLFKSGKYQKASRRYDKAVDYITVDGTFWDDEQQHVDSLRVLCWLNHAACCLKLNNYPEAIELCSKVLDVEYHNVKALYRRAQAYMKTADFDLSELDINKALEVDPDNREVKILHKTLKQLRSESNKGDAKLYTNMLTRMREDSTVVSKRQKVEKAEVEEMSEVAQKEIEQAAGSLGGADVEQTMDVSAPPQCIS
- the LOC113288516 gene encoding uncharacterized protein LOC113288516, which gives rise to MMKFVGVVRNVRHLTLSSGFLEVLLQAPGILDRQPPQFCNLGTMKLGMRFTRGCIRSIAYLLKISPIITTLILVSEEANLADVEDDWDAGFSLTCMYSHLKVIEIGGVEGCDNELKFVRFMLKNSMVLEKVNLFFRSTSDSLDGGRQIRRFKRNLRAMPTASSSIKMNFL